In the Burkholderia cenocepacia genome, one interval contains:
- a CDS encoding SDR family NAD(P)-dependent oxidoreductase, which produces MTGNEQQRTAIVTGGSSGIGFAIASRLVQDGYRVAIVGRDAARLEAAVARLGGAAIGQAGDLSVRRDAEAVVAAIAARWPRIDVLVNNAGLTGRVGADTKAGEAEAVWDAVLHANLKSLFLTTMAVLPHLADRAARIVNIGSIAARAGSLLPGGLAYAAAKAGVEGFTVALARELGPRGATVNTVAPGYIAGTRFFGDNGVAPAVAAMIRVQTPVGRAGQPDDVADAVAWLAGPRASFVTGATIAVNGGWRVG; this is translated from the coding sequence ATGACGGGCAATGAACAGCAGCGAACGGCCATCGTCACGGGCGGGTCGAGCGGGATCGGCTTCGCAATCGCGAGCCGGCTGGTGCAGGACGGGTATCGCGTCGCGATCGTCGGGCGCGATGCGGCGCGGCTGGAGGCGGCCGTCGCGCGGCTCGGCGGTGCGGCGATCGGGCAGGCAGGCGATCTGAGCGTGCGGCGCGACGCGGAAGCGGTGGTCGCAGCGATCGCTGCAAGGTGGCCGCGTATCGACGTCCTCGTCAACAACGCGGGACTGACCGGGCGCGTCGGCGCGGATACGAAGGCGGGCGAAGCGGAGGCCGTATGGGACGCGGTGCTCCATGCGAACCTGAAAAGCCTGTTCCTGACGACGATGGCCGTGCTGCCGCACCTGGCCGACCGCGCGGCGCGCATCGTCAACATCGGTTCGATCGCGGCGCGCGCCGGCAGCCTGTTGCCGGGCGGTCTCGCGTATGCGGCCGCGAAGGCCGGCGTCGAAGGCTTCACCGTCGCGCTGGCACGCGAACTGGGGCCGCGCGGCGCGACAGTCAATACGGTCGCGCCCGGCTATATCGCCGGCACGCGTTTCTTCGGCGACAACGGGGTCGCGCCGGCCGTCGCGGCAATGATCCGCGTGCAGACGCCGGTTGGCCGCGCCGGACAGCCGGACGACGTCGCGGACGCGGTCGCGTGGCTCGCCGGGCCGCGCGCGTCGTTCGTCACCGGCGCGACGATCGCGGTGAACGGCGGCTGGCGCGTCGGGTGA
- the soxR gene encoding redox-sensitive transcriptional activator SoxR, translated as MGIQETPQWPLMSIREVAARSGVPASTLRFYETRGLIKSHRNGSSHRHYSRAVLRLIAFIVFAQKIGYSLDEIAEQLVSLPEDAAPSNKDWQRLSRGWKQRVASRIEELQRLYINLDECIGCGCLSLKRCKLTNPEDRAGRNGPGARRWLGDKPPTDAE; from the coding sequence ATGGGTATCCAGGAAACCCCGCAATGGCCGCTGATGTCGATCCGCGAAGTGGCCGCGCGCAGCGGCGTGCCGGCGTCGACGCTGCGTTTCTACGAGACGCGCGGGTTGATCAAGTCGCACCGCAACGGCTCGAGCCATCGCCACTATTCGCGTGCGGTGCTGCGGCTGATCGCGTTCATCGTGTTCGCGCAGAAGATCGGCTATTCGCTCGACGAAATCGCCGAGCAGCTCGTCAGCCTGCCCGAGGACGCCGCGCCCAGCAACAAGGACTGGCAGCGGCTGTCGCGCGGCTGGAAGCAGCGCGTCGCGAGCCGGATCGAGGAGCTGCAGCGGCTCTACATCAATCTCGACGAATGTATCGGCTGCGGCTGCCTGTCGCTGAAACGCTGCAAGCTGACCAACCCGGAAGACCGCGCCGGCCGCAACGGGCCCGGCGCGCGGCGCTGGCTCGGCGACAAGCCGCCGACCGATGCCGAGTGA
- a CDS encoding DUF3331 domain-containing protein: protein MNNRVAPWLMTVAAIGSFDMPSVSWGGPRRRSVTRDRLPSWDATSKPTISVLERPTADTVMISWCDACTGHYGYQKWRLFTTRKRGMCALSGRSIEIGDSVYAPQLLGSTPGNAAAMVLAACIDEALAA from the coding sequence ATGAACAATCGTGTAGCGCCCTGGCTCATGACCGTCGCCGCAATCGGCAGCTTCGACATGCCGTCCGTTTCGTGGGGCGGGCCGCGACGGCGCAGCGTCACGCGCGACCGGCTGCCGTCGTGGGACGCGACGAGCAAGCCGACCATCAGCGTACTCGAACGGCCCACGGCCGACACCGTGATGATTTCGTGGTGCGACGCCTGCACCGGGCACTACGGTTACCAGAAGTGGCGCCTGTTCACGACGCGCAAGCGCGGCATGTGCGCGCTGTCGGGGCGATCGATCGAGATCGGCGACAGCGTCTATGCACCGCAATTGCTCGGCTCGACGCCGGGCAACGCCGCCGCGATGGTGCTCGCGGCGTGCATCGACGAAGCGCTCGCGGCCTGA
- a CDS encoding TetR/AcrR family transcriptional regulator, with translation MAEVTERAPSKRRTRGRPLADASVGPDVILRAARRTFAKRGYDATSVREVARELGIDAALIAHHFGTKETLWLAVVEQIVELAEPMFDALRALRASSLPHRDRVRRALELCVDHEFAEPDIGMFFSTAATEEGGRLDRLQERIVRPYHDAMFPLLADAVEAGAIRPVDPNVLFFMIASAIGTTVSYSHMMLEYTSLPTRPEAFREAVLGVVFNFLGDRA, from the coding sequence GTGGCAGAAGTGACTGAGCGCGCGCCGTCGAAGCGGCGTACGCGCGGACGGCCGCTGGCGGATGCGTCCGTCGGCCCGGACGTGATATTGCGGGCCGCGCGCCGCACGTTCGCGAAGCGCGGCTACGACGCGACGAGCGTGCGCGAAGTCGCGCGCGAGCTGGGCATCGACGCGGCGCTGATCGCCCATCACTTCGGTACGAAGGAAACGTTGTGGCTGGCGGTCGTCGAGCAGATCGTCGAGCTGGCCGAACCGATGTTCGACGCGCTGCGTGCGTTGCGCGCGTCGTCGCTGCCGCATCGCGACCGCGTGCGGCGCGCGCTCGAGCTGTGCGTCGATCACGAATTCGCGGAACCGGATATCGGCATGTTCTTCTCGACGGCGGCGACCGAGGAGGGCGGGCGGCTCGACCGGCTGCAGGAGCGGATCGTGCGCCCGTATCACGACGCGATGTTTCCGCTGCTGGCGGACGCGGTCGAGGCCGGCGCGATCCGTCCGGTCGATCCGAACGTGCTGTTCTTCATGATCGCGAGCGCGATCGGCACGACGGTGTCGTACAGCCACATGATGCTGGAGTACACGTCGCTGCCGACGCGGCCGGAGGCGTTCCGCGAGGCCGTGCTCGGCGTCGTGTTCAACTTCCTCGGCGACCGGGCCTGA
- a CDS encoding efflux RND transporter periplasmic adaptor subunit, which produces MLSFSLRRTSPLGAACALLLALSGCHDGKGTSSAQPLPEVGVATVAPRTIRLADEFNGRVEAVDAVELRPRVSGYLQRVAYKEGDVVAQGALLFEIDPRPYRIALDRANAQQQRARAAASLANVQLKRVQTLIDAHATSQEELDNARATAEQARADLLAADAAVADAKLNLGFTEVRAPIAGRVGRAVATVGNLARADDTLLTTVVSQDPVYVYFDCDEQSYLRYNARRTDPTHRAIGADPVRVGLANETGFPHAGTVDFLDNRLDPQTGTIRARVRLPNADHTFTPGLYARVQLVSGRDQDALLVDDKAVLTDQDRKYVYVIGPGDKALRRDVTIGRELDGERIVEKGLQSGDRVVVDGVQRIYYPGAQVKPKAVPARAAADPGAGTQAVADAGAPAAH; this is translated from the coding sequence ATGCTCTCCTTTTCCCTACGCAGGACCTCGCCGTTGGGCGCGGCCTGCGCCCTGTTGCTGGCGTTGTCGGGCTGTCACGACGGCAAAGGCACATCGTCGGCTCAGCCGCTTCCCGAAGTGGGCGTCGCCACCGTCGCGCCGCGTACCATCCGCCTCGCGGACGAATTCAACGGGCGCGTCGAAGCGGTGGACGCCGTCGAACTGCGGCCGCGCGTGAGCGGCTACCTGCAGCGTGTCGCGTACAAGGAGGGCGATGTGGTCGCGCAGGGCGCGCTGCTGTTCGAGATCGATCCGCGCCCGTACCGGATCGCGCTCGACCGGGCGAATGCGCAGCAGCAGCGCGCCCGTGCGGCCGCGAGCCTCGCGAACGTGCAGTTGAAGCGCGTGCAGACGCTGATCGACGCGCATGCGACGTCGCAGGAGGAGCTCGACAACGCGCGCGCCACCGCGGAGCAGGCGCGTGCCGATCTGCTGGCGGCCGATGCGGCCGTGGCCGACGCGAAGCTCAATCTCGGCTTCACCGAAGTGCGCGCGCCGATCGCGGGCCGGGTCGGCCGTGCGGTCGCGACCGTCGGCAACCTCGCGCGGGCGGACGACACGCTGCTGACGACCGTCGTGTCGCAGGACCCGGTCTACGTGTACTTCGATTGCGACGAGCAGAGCTACCTGCGCTACAACGCGCGGCGCACCGATCCGACGCATCGCGCGATCGGCGCCGATCCGGTGCGCGTCGGCCTCGCGAACGAGACGGGCTTCCCGCATGCGGGCACCGTCGATTTCCTCGACAACAGGCTCGATCCGCAAACCGGCACGATCCGCGCCCGCGTGCGGCTGCCGAATGCGGACCATACGTTCACGCCGGGCCTCTATGCGCGCGTGCAGCTCGTCAGCGGCCGCGACCAGGACGCTTTGCTGGTCGACGACAAGGCCGTGCTGACCGACCAGGACCGCAAGTACGTATACGTGATCGGCCCGGGCGACAAGGCGCTGCGCCGCGACGTGACGATCGGCCGCGAACTCGACGGCGAGCGGATCGTCGAGAAGGGGTTGCAGTCGGGCGACCGCGTGGTGGTCGACGGCGTGCAGCGCATCTACTATCCGGGCGCGCAGGTGAAGCCGAAGGCGGTGCCCGCACGCGCCGCGGCGGACCCCGGCGCCGGCACGCAGGCCGTGGCCGACGCCGGCGCGCCTGCCGCGCACTGA
- a CDS encoding efflux RND transporter permease subunit, with amino-acid sequence MDFSRFFIDRPIFAVVLSIVIFALGLISIPMLPAGEYPEVVPPSVVVRATYPGANPKEIAESVAEPLEEAINGVEGIMYMKSVAGSDGSLQVVVTFLQGVDPDTAAVRVQNRVSQALSRLPDEVRQYGVTTQKQSPTPLMYVSLYSPDNSRDSLYLRNYLTLHVKDELSRLTGIGDVGVYGSGDYAMRLWLDPNRLASRGLTASDVIAAVREQNVQVSAGQLGAEPSPKKNDFLVSINVRGRLRTVQEFSDIVLRNGDDGQVVKLSDVARIELGAGDYTLRSYFNDRHSAVVGIFLSPGANALDVAKAVYAKLDELSKRFPPGVAYRPVWDPTVFVRESIRAVQHTLIEAVVLVVLVVILFLQTWRASIIPLVAVPVSVVGTFAWLYLLGYSINTLTLFGLVLAIGIVVDDAIVVVENVERNIAQGLSPRDAAHQAMREVSGPIVAIALVLCAVFVPMAFMSGVTGQFYKQFAVTIAISTVISAINSLTLSPALAAKLLRPHGAPKDALTRALDRAFGWLFHPFNRFFERSSDRYHGVVGRTLKRRGVVFAVYAALLAATALLFNAVPGGFIPVQDKLYLFAGAKLPEGASLARTSAVTEQMTKIALGTDGVEMVPAFAGLNALQGVNTPNITNSYVILKPFDQRHRSAAQINADLNARFAAIDGGITYALMPPPIQGLGNGSGYSLYLEDRGGLGYGELQKALTAFQAAVAKTPGMSYPVSSYQANIPQLEVKVDRLKAKAQGVALTDLFNTLQVYLGSMYVNDFNVFGRVYRVMAQADAGHRQTAADIANLRTRNAKGEMVPIGSMVTVGPAYGPDPVVRYNGYPAADLIGDADPKTMSSSQAIAKLQQIAKDVLPPGITLEWTDLSYQQVTQSNAAIVVFPLAVMLVFLVLASLYESWTLPLAVILIVPVCMCAALFGVWLSGGDNNVFVQVGLVVLMGLACKNAILIVEFARELEIQGKGVVEAALEACKLRLRPIVMTSVAFIAGSVPLLIGSGAGSEVRAATGVTVFAGMLGVTLFGLFLTPVFYVAIRKLAGGTPAVWSEQHGTLEGENR; translated from the coding sequence ATGGATTTCTCCCGCTTCTTCATCGACCGGCCGATCTTCGCGGTCGTGCTGTCGATCGTCATCTTCGCGCTCGGCCTGATCTCGATTCCGATGCTGCCGGCCGGCGAATATCCGGAAGTCGTGCCGCCGAGCGTCGTCGTGCGCGCGACGTACCCGGGCGCGAACCCGAAGGAAATCGCCGAGTCGGTGGCCGAACCGCTGGAAGAGGCGATCAACGGCGTCGAAGGCATCATGTACATGAAGTCGGTCGCCGGGTCGGACGGCAGCCTGCAGGTCGTCGTCACGTTCCTGCAGGGCGTCGATCCCGACACGGCCGCCGTGCGCGTGCAGAACCGCGTGAGCCAGGCGCTGTCCCGCCTGCCCGACGAGGTGCGCCAGTACGGCGTGACCACGCAGAAGCAGTCGCCCACGCCGCTGATGTACGTGAGCCTCTATTCGCCGGACAACAGCCGCGATTCGCTGTACCTGCGCAACTACCTGACGCTGCACGTGAAGGACGAACTGTCGCGGCTCACCGGCATCGGCGACGTCGGCGTGTACGGCTCCGGCGACTACGCGATGCGGCTGTGGCTCGACCCGAACCGGCTCGCGTCGCGCGGGCTGACCGCGAGCGACGTGATCGCGGCCGTGCGCGAGCAGAACGTGCAGGTGTCGGCCGGCCAGCTCGGCGCGGAACCGTCGCCGAAGAAAAACGACTTCCTCGTGTCGATCAACGTGCGCGGCCGTCTGCGCACGGTGCAGGAATTCAGCGACATCGTGCTGCGCAACGGCGACGACGGCCAGGTCGTGAAGCTGTCCGACGTCGCGCGCATCGAGCTCGGCGCGGGCGATTACACGCTGCGCTCGTATTTCAACGACAGGCATTCGGCCGTGGTCGGCATCTTCCTGTCGCCGGGTGCGAACGCGCTCGACGTCGCGAAGGCCGTGTACGCAAAGCTCGACGAATTGTCGAAGCGCTTCCCGCCCGGCGTCGCGTATCGCCCCGTGTGGGACCCGACGGTGTTCGTGCGCGAATCGATCCGCGCGGTGCAGCACACGCTGATCGAGGCCGTGGTGCTGGTCGTGCTCGTCGTGATCCTGTTTCTGCAGACGTGGCGCGCGTCGATCATTCCGCTCGTCGCGGTGCCGGTGTCGGTGGTCGGCACGTTCGCGTGGCTCTATCTGCTCGGCTATTCGATCAACACGCTGACGCTGTTCGGGCTCGTGCTCGCGATCGGGATCGTCGTCGACGATGCGATCGTCGTGGTCGAAAACGTCGAGCGCAACATCGCGCAGGGGTTGAGCCCGCGCGATGCCGCCCACCAGGCGATGCGCGAGGTGTCGGGGCCGATCGTCGCGATCGCGCTCGTGCTGTGCGCGGTGTTCGTGCCGATGGCGTTCATGTCGGGCGTCACGGGCCAGTTCTACAAGCAGTTCGCGGTGACGATCGCGATCTCGACGGTGATCTCCGCGATCAATTCGCTGACGCTGTCGCCCGCGCTCGCCGCGAAGCTGCTGCGCCCGCACGGCGCGCCGAAGGATGCGTTGACGCGCGCGCTCGACCGCGCATTCGGCTGGCTGTTCCATCCGTTCAACCGCTTCTTCGAGCGCAGTTCCGACCGCTACCACGGCGTCGTCGGGCGCACGCTGAAGCGGCGCGGCGTGGTGTTCGCGGTCTATGCGGCGCTGCTCGCGGCGACCGCGCTGCTGTTCAACGCGGTGCCGGGCGGCTTCATCCCGGTGCAGGACAAGCTGTACCTGTTCGCGGGCGCGAAGCTGCCGGAAGGCGCGTCGCTCGCGCGCACCAGCGCGGTGACCGAGCAGATGACGAAGATCGCGCTCGGCACCGACGGCGTCGAAATGGTGCCGGCGTTCGCCGGGCTGAATGCGCTGCAGGGCGTGAACACGCCGAACATCACGAACTCGTACGTGATCCTGAAGCCGTTCGACCAGCGTCACCGCAGCGCCGCGCAGATCAACGCGGACCTGAACGCGCGCTTCGCGGCGATCGACGGAGGTATCACGTATGCGCTGATGCCGCCGCCGATCCAGGGTCTCGGCAACGGCTCCGGCTACTCGCTGTACCTGGAGGATCGCGGCGGGCTCGGCTACGGCGAATTGCAGAAGGCGCTCACGGCGTTCCAGGCCGCGGTCGCGAAGACGCCGGGGATGAGCTATCCCGTCAGCTCGTACCAGGCGAACATCCCGCAGCTCGAGGTGAAGGTCGACCGGCTGAAGGCGAAGGCGCAGGGCGTCGCGCTGACCGATCTGTTCAATACGTTGCAGGTGTATCTCGGCTCGATGTACGTGAACGACTTCAACGTGTTCGGCCGCGTGTATCGCGTGATGGCGCAGGCGGATGCCGGCCACCGGCAGACGGCCGCCGACATCGCGAACCTGCGCACGCGCAACGCGAAGGGCGAGATGGTGCCGATCGGCTCGATGGTGACGGTCGGGCCCGCGTACGGCCCCGATCCGGTCGTGCGCTACAACGGCTACCCGGCCGCCGACCTGATCGGCGACGCCGATCCGAAGACGATGTCGTCGTCGCAGGCGATCGCGAAGCTGCAGCAGATCGCGAAGGACGTGCTGCCGCCCGGCATCACGCTCGAATGGACCGATCTCAGCTACCAGCAGGTCACGCAGAGCAACGCGGCGATCGTCGTGTTCCCGCTCGCGGTGATGCTGGTGTTCCTGGTGCTCGCGTCGCTGTACGAGAGCTGGACGCTGCCGCTCGCGGTGATCCTGATCGTGCCTGTGTGCATGTGCGCGGCGCTGTTCGGCGTGTGGCTGTCCGGCGGCGACAACAACGTGTTCGTGCAGGTCGGTCTCGTCGTGCTGATGGGGCTCGCATGCAAGAACGCGATCCTGATCGTCGAATTCGCGCGGGAGCTCGAGATCCAGGGCAAGGGCGTGGTCGAAGCGGCGCTCGAAGCGTGCAAGCTGCGGCTGCGTCCGATCGTGATGACGTCGGTCGCGTTCATCGCGGGCTCGGTGCCGCTGCTGATCGGCAGCGGCGCGGGCAGCGAGGTGCGGGCGGCCACCGGCGTCACCGTGTTCGCGGGGATGCTGGGCGTCACGCTGTTCGGGCTGTTCCTGACGCCCGTGTTCTATGTGGCGATCCGCAAGCTCGCGGGCGGCACGCCGGCCGTCTGGAGCGAACAGCACGGCACCCTCGAAGGAGAAAACCGATGA
- a CDS encoding NAD(P)/FAD-dependent oxidoreductase, translating to MTTPTRIVIVGGGIAGLQLATRLGERLGRSGRAQITVVDRSPTHIWKPMLHTIAAGTRDVQQQQVIFLAHARDHGYTYQPGELKGLDRARRRVQLGEIRSQDGDVVIDARELEYDVLILALGSQANDFGVPGVREHCYFIDSQQQAETFNEALRMRVFRSIARDEPFRVAIVGAGATGVELAAELSRLLEVAQAYGDDTVRERLQLTLLESGPRILNAFPPRISASAQRRLEQIGFRVLTSTRVTSADANGFHYGDGSFAEADLMVWAAGVKAPDFMQALGGLDTNHANQIVVGPTLQATGDEHVFAIGDCGSLLPDGQERPLPPTAQVATQQAEHLAKHLPAWLDGTPIPPFAFHDFGALVSISDYDAFGTLGQFGFFRGGFIQGRFAQFSHLMLYRRHQQALHGFSKATLLWIAERINGWVQPRIRLS from the coding sequence ATGACAACCCCTACACGCATCGTCATCGTCGGCGGCGGAATCGCCGGGCTGCAGCTCGCGACCCGCCTGGGCGAGCGTCTCGGCCGGTCCGGACGCGCGCAGATCACGGTCGTCGATCGCAGTCCGACGCACATCTGGAAGCCGATGCTGCACACGATCGCGGCCGGCACGCGCGACGTCCAGCAGCAACAGGTGATCTTCCTCGCCCATGCCCGCGACCACGGTTACACGTACCAGCCCGGCGAACTGAAGGGGCTCGATCGCGCGCGCCGCCGCGTGCAGCTCGGCGAGATCCGCTCGCAGGACGGCGACGTGGTGATCGACGCACGCGAACTCGAATACGACGTGCTGATCCTCGCGCTCGGCAGCCAGGCCAACGATTTCGGCGTGCCCGGCGTGCGCGAGCACTGCTACTTCATCGACAGCCAGCAGCAGGCCGAGACCTTCAACGAAGCGTTGCGGATGCGCGTGTTCCGCAGCATCGCGCGTGACGAGCCGTTTCGCGTGGCGATCGTCGGCGCGGGCGCGACGGGCGTGGAACTCGCGGCGGAACTGAGCCGCTTGCTCGAAGTGGCGCAGGCCTACGGCGACGACACGGTGCGCGAGCGATTGCAACTCACGTTGCTCGAAAGCGGCCCGCGCATCCTCAATGCGTTTCCGCCGCGGATTTCCGCGTCGGCCCAGCGGCGACTCGAACAGATCGGTTTTCGCGTGCTGACGTCGACGCGTGTCACGTCGGCCGACGCGAACGGTTTCCACTATGGCGACGGTTCGTTCGCCGAAGCCGACCTGATGGTGTGGGCGGCCGGCGTGAAGGCGCCCGATTTCATGCAGGCGCTGGGCGGGCTCGATACGAACCACGCGAACCAGATCGTGGTCGGCCCCACGCTGCAGGCGACCGGCGACGAGCACGTGTTCGCGATCGGCGATTGCGGCAGCCTGCTGCCCGACGGCCAGGAGCGGCCGCTGCCGCCGACCGCGCAGGTCGCGACGCAACAGGCCGAGCATCTCGCGAAGCATCTGCCCGCCTGGCTCGACGGCACGCCGATTCCGCCGTTCGCGTTCCACGATTTCGGCGCGCTGGTGTCGATCAGCGATTACGACGCGTTCGGCACGCTCGGGCAGTTCGGCTTCTTCCGCGGCGGCTTCATCCAGGGGCGCTTCGCGCAGTTCAGCCACCTGATGCTCTACCGGCGGCACCAGCAGGCGCTGCACGGTTTCTCCAAGGCGACCTTGCTGTGGATCGCCGAACGGATCAACGGCTGGGTGCAGCCGCGCATCCGCCTGTCGTGA
- a CDS encoding LysR family transcriptional regulator, with protein sequence MIDLRQFRQFIAVAETLSFRRAAERLHMAQPPLSTAIRKLEDELGVALLERDNRGSRLTPAGEAFLLEARRALEQAERAVAVARRAGAGLGGTLRLRFVDSTVNALLPLILRAFQERHPNVDFQLEEGTTADQVLALRQDRTDAGLVVLPVADAGDVHVEPLLRDRMVAALPDGHRLAHRRRIALAELADEPWVMFAAHHGPGMHALIVTACAQAGFAPRVVQQPRQMQTTAGLVAGGIGVALMPRLFVPMHPQGITFCELKDAGSPLAYEVALAYRTPSPLVDALRESARNAVRELGLVTAT encoded by the coding sequence ATGATCGATCTGCGCCAGTTCCGGCAATTCATCGCGGTCGCCGAAACGCTCAGCTTCCGGCGCGCGGCCGAGCGGCTGCACATGGCCCAGCCGCCGCTCAGCACGGCGATCCGCAAGCTCGAGGACGAATTGGGCGTCGCCTTGCTCGAACGCGACAACCGCGGCTCGCGGCTCACGCCGGCCGGCGAGGCCTTCCTGCTCGAAGCACGGCGCGCGCTCGAACAGGCCGAGCGCGCGGTGGCCGTGGCGCGCCGCGCGGGCGCCGGCCTCGGCGGCACGCTGCGGCTGCGCTTCGTCGACAGCACCGTGAACGCGCTGTTGCCGTTGATCCTCCGCGCGTTTCAGGAACGGCATCCCAACGTGGATTTCCAGCTCGAGGAAGGCACGACCGCCGACCAGGTGCTCGCGCTGCGGCAGGACCGCACCGACGCCGGCCTCGTCGTGCTGCCGGTGGCCGATGCCGGCGACGTGCATGTCGAGCCGCTGCTGCGCGACCGGATGGTCGCCGCGCTGCCCGACGGCCACCGGCTTGCGCACCGCCGCCGCATCGCGTTGGCCGAGCTGGCGGACGAACCGTGGGTCATGTTTGCCGCGCATCACGGGCCCGGCATGCATGCGCTGATCGTAACGGCATGCGCGCAGGCGGGCTTCGCGCCGCGGGTGGTCCAGCAGCCGCGCCAGATGCAGACGACGGCCGGGCTCGTCGCGGGCGGCATCGGCGTCGCGCTGATGCCGCGCCTGTTCGTGCCGATGCATCCGCAAGGCATTACGTTCTGCGAACTGAAGGATGCGGGCAGCCCGCTCGCGTACGAAGTGGCGCTGGCGTACCGCACGCCATCGCCGCTCGTCGATGCGCTGCGCGAGAGCGCGCGGAACGCGGTGCGCGAACTGGGGCTGGTCACCGCGACCTGA
- a CDS encoding dicarboxylate/amino acid:cation symporter produces MNKRMSAAGWILLAMAAGILVGYLIYTQLPDKQAATEVAGYISLVSDVFLRLIKMVIGPLVFSTLVVGIAHMGDASSVGRVFVKALGWFVTASLISLLLGLLMANLLRPGENLGLPLPDIGASAHLATSKFTLKDFVGHMVPKSIAEAMANNEILQIVVFSMFFGVALAALGERGKILVAAIDQLAHVMLKITGYVMKLAPLAVMAAMASTVAVNGLSILLKFAVFMGDFYASLVLLWATLVAAGLLFLGRRVFKLLALIKEAFMLSFATASSEAAYPKILDALDRFGVRRKISSFVMPMGYSFNLDGSMMYCTFATLFIAQAYDIHLSLGTQVTMLLILMLTSKGMAGVPRASLVVIAATLHQFNIPEAGLLLILGVDTFLDMGRSATNAVGNSIASAVVAKWEGELMSASEASAHAAHLDAELERQNNAPAYGAGQPTST; encoded by the coding sequence ATGAACAAACGAATGTCTGCGGCAGGCTGGATCCTGCTCGCGATGGCAGCCGGCATCCTGGTCGGCTACCTGATCTACACGCAGCTTCCCGACAAGCAGGCGGCCACGGAAGTCGCCGGCTACATCTCGCTCGTGTCCGACGTGTTCCTGCGCCTGATCAAGATGGTGATAGGCCCGCTGGTGTTCTCGACGCTGGTCGTCGGCATCGCGCACATGGGTGATGCGTCGTCGGTCGGGCGCGTGTTCGTGAAGGCACTCGGCTGGTTCGTCACCGCGTCGCTGATCTCGCTGCTGCTCGGCCTGCTGATGGCGAACCTGCTGCGGCCGGGCGAGAACCTCGGCCTGCCGCTGCCGGACATCGGCGCGTCCGCGCATCTCGCGACGTCCAAGTTCACGCTGAAGGATTTCGTCGGTCACATGGTGCCGAAGTCGATCGCCGAGGCGATGGCGAACAACGAGATCCTGCAGATCGTCGTGTTCTCGATGTTCTTCGGCGTGGCGCTCGCCGCCCTCGGCGAGCGCGGAAAGATCCTCGTCGCGGCGATCGACCAGCTCGCGCACGTGATGCTGAAGATCACCGGCTACGTGATGAAGCTCGCGCCGCTCGCGGTGATGGCCGCGATGGCGTCGACCGTGGCGGTCAACGGGTTGTCGATCCTGCTCAAGTTCGCGGTGTTCATGGGCGATTTCTACGCGAGCCTCGTGCTGCTGTGGGCCACGCTGGTCGCGGCCGGGCTGCTGTTCCTCGGCCGCCGCGTGTTCAAGCTGCTCGCGCTGATCAAGGAGGCGTTCATGCTGTCGTTCGCAACCGCGAGCTCCGAAGCCGCGTATCCGAAGATCCTCGACGCGCTCGACCGCTTCGGCGTACGGCGCAAGATCTCGAGCTTCGTGATGCCGATGGGCTATTCGTTCAACCTCGACGGCTCGATGATGTACTGCACGTTCGCGACGCTGTTCATCGCGCAGGCCTACGACATCCACCTGTCGCTCGGCACGCAAGTCACGATGCTGCTGATCCTGATGCTGACGTCGAAGGGGATGGCCGGCGTGCCGCGCGCGTCTCTCGTCGTGATCGCGGCCACGCTGCACCAGTTCAACATCCCTGAAGCCGGGCTGCTGCTGATTCTCGGCGTCGACACGTTCCTCGACATGGGGCGCTCGGCCACGAACGCGGTGGGCAACTCGATCGCCAGCGCGGTGGTCGCGAAGTGGGAAGGCGAGCTGATGTCGGCGTCCGAAGCGAGCGCGCATGCCGCGCATCTCGATGCCGAACTTGAACGGCAGAACAACGCGCCGGCCTATGGCGCCGGTCAGCCCACGTCGACCTGA